One Polypterus senegalus isolate Bchr_013 chromosome 10, ASM1683550v1, whole genome shotgun sequence DNA segment encodes these proteins:
- the insl3 gene encoding insulin-like 3 (Leydig cell) yields the protein MSRSFLFLCLGISLSALVGSRQVLAQNNRVKLCGREFVRSVVVSCGSPRWKRFSSEIEQPQVGLYGQLLSWLDGNNNLESFFPPEVTDEPSITSQEAGEVQTPFGDEEGSPFHLSPFTIEVPPSSTGSAPSEKWASRTRREASLAGICCRLGCTKSELSLYC from the exons ATGTCGCgttcttttttgtttctctgcTTGGGAATTTCTCTCTCTGCACTGGTTGGGAGCCGCCAGGTGTTGGCGCAGAACAACAGGGTGAAGCTGTGTGGTCGCGAGTTCGTCCGCAGTGTAGTGGTGTCGTGTGGCAGTCCCCGCTGGAAGCGTTTCTCTTCGGAGATTGAGCAGCCACAAGTTGGTCTTTATG GGCAGCTCCTCAGCTGGTTGGACGGCAACAACAACCTGGAATCCTTCTTCCCACCTGAAGTGACAGACGAGCCTTCAATTACGAGTCAGGAGGCTGGGGAAGTGCAAACACCCTTTGGAGATGAGGAGGGCTCTCCATTTCACCTTAGTCCATTCACAATTGAAGTCCCACCGAGCTCCACAGGAAGTGCTCCATCTGAGAAGTGGGCCTCTAGGACCAGACGTGAAGCGAGTCTAGCCGGGATCTGCTGCAGACTTGGCTGCACTAAAAGCGAGTTGTCCCTCTACTGCTGA